One Mixta gaviniae genomic window carries:
- the tehA gene encoding dicarboxylate transporter/tellurite-resistance protein TehA has translation MRQEKQQHYINLPVSYFGMVLGIIGTGFSWRYAATIWPVSTTPGLLLIGAAIAIWAMLAWLFIVRLICHPHTVLDEIQHPIKSSFVSLFPATTMLVSIGVTSWLYSAGLVLFVMGAVIQLAYASWQGAGLWRGNHPATAATPGLYLPTVANNFISAMACGTLGFHDVGLLFLGAGVISWLTLEPVILHRLRSAGEMPQEVRPSLGIQMAPAFVACSAWLSVNGGEADAFAKMLFGYGLLQMFFMIRLFRWYGNQPFNPAFWSFSFGVSSLANTALHLGHSAPGGALHVLSIPLFVGANLVIAFLILRTLLLLLQGKLIVRSAPSAHSLSRPDR, from the coding sequence ATGCGGCAGGAAAAACAACAGCACTATATAAACCTCCCCGTAAGTTATTTTGGCATGGTCCTCGGCATTATCGGGACAGGCTTTTCCTGGCGTTATGCCGCCACTATTTGGCCTGTTTCCACTACTCCGGGTCTCCTGCTTATTGGCGCGGCGATTGCTATCTGGGCCATGCTGGCCTGGCTGTTTATCGTGCGGCTTATTTGTCACCCGCACACCGTGCTGGATGAAATTCAGCATCCGATAAAAAGCAGCTTTGTCAGCCTGTTTCCAGCCACCACGATGTTGGTTTCCATCGGCGTTACGTCCTGGCTTTACTCAGCGGGTCTGGTGCTGTTTGTTATGGGCGCGGTTATTCAGCTTGCTTACGCTTCCTGGCAGGGCGCGGGATTGTGGCGCGGCAACCATCCGGCAACGGCAGCGACGCCGGGCCTGTATCTGCCCACCGTGGCAAATAATTTTATCAGCGCTATGGCGTGCGGCACGCTGGGGTTCCATGATGTAGGGCTGTTGTTCCTGGGCGCTGGCGTGATTTCATGGCTCACTCTTGAACCGGTTATTCTGCATCGCTTACGTAGCGCGGGAGAAATGCCGCAGGAGGTGCGTCCGTCGCTCGGTATTCAAATGGCGCCCGCCTTTGTGGCGTGCAGCGCCTGGCTCAGCGTTAACGGTGGCGAAGCGGATGCTTTTGCCAAAATGCTGTTCGGCTATGGGCTACTGCAAATGTTCTTCATGATTCGCCTTTTCCGCTGGTATGGCAATCAGCCCTTTAACCCGGCTTTCTGGAGCTTCTCATTTGGCGTGTCATCGCTGGCGAATACTGCCCTTCATCTGGGCCACAGCGCGCCCGGAGGCGCTTTACACGTTTTATCCATCCCGCTTTTTGTCGGAGCGAATCTGGTTATCGCCTTTCTGATCCTGCGCACGCTGCTGCTCTTACTGCAGGGGAAACTGATCGTGCGGAGCGCGCCATCGGCTCATTCTTTGTCCCGGCCCGATCGGTGA
- a CDS encoding DUF3237 domain-containing protein, translating into MQPELAFSFAVEVEVDPPIIVNRTPEGGKRQLIPIRGGVVSGQLEGQVMPGGVDSQIIRADGLCELSARYAIQTTSGHNVYLENNGIRRVPEPWRGALFGDDMAFFNQIPAEAIYFRATPRFEIYHPTLSWLRENIFICSGERSEKGVSLKFYRVL; encoded by the coding sequence ATGCAGCCTGAACTGGCGTTCAGCTTTGCCGTTGAGGTCGAAGTGGACCCGCCGATTATAGTGAACCGTACGCCGGAAGGCGGCAAGCGCCAGCTGATCCCTATTCGGGGCGGCGTGGTGAGCGGCCAGCTGGAAGGGCAGGTGATGCCCGGCGGCGTTGACAGCCAGATCATCCGCGCCGATGGGCTGTGCGAGCTGTCGGCGCGTTACGCCATCCAGACAACATCTGGCCACAACGTTTATCTGGAAAATAACGGCATCCGCCGCGTGCCTGAGCCGTGGCGGGGCGCGCTCTTTGGCGATGATATGGCTTTTTTCAATCAGATCCCGGCGGAGGCGATCTATTTCCGCGCCACGCCGCGCTTCGAGATCTATCATCCGACGCTGAGCTGGCTACGGGAAAACATCTTTATCTGCAGCGGCGAGCGCAGCGAAAAAGGGGTATCGCTGAAATTTTACCGCGTGTTGTAA
- the pdhR gene encoding pyruvate dehydrogenase complex transcriptional repressor PdhR → MAYSKIRQPKLSDAIEQQLESLIMEGTLRPGEKLLPERELAKQFDVSRPSLREAIQRLEAKGLLLRRQGGGTFVQKNLWQSLSDPLVGLLADHPESQFDLLETRHALEGIAAYYAALRGTEEDLQRIRDCHLAIQHAQQSGDLDAEADAVMQYQIAVTEAAHNVVLLHLLRSMGPMLEKNVRQNFELLYSRREMLAQVSNHRASIFEAIVAREPEKAREASHRHLAFIEEILLDRSREQTRRERSLRRLQQRKE, encoded by the coding sequence ATGGCCTACAGTAAGATTCGCCAACCAAAGCTCTCCGATGCAATAGAGCAACAGCTTGAGTCCCTGATTATGGAAGGGACGCTGCGTCCGGGTGAAAAGCTTCTCCCTGAGCGTGAACTCGCCAAGCAGTTCGATGTTTCACGCCCCTCTTTGCGTGAAGCGATACAACGCCTGGAAGCGAAAGGATTACTGCTGCGTCGTCAGGGCGGAGGCACCTTCGTCCAAAAGAACCTGTGGCAGAGCCTGAGCGATCCGCTGGTAGGGCTGCTCGCCGATCATCCTGAATCCCAGTTTGACCTGCTGGAAACCCGCCACGCTCTTGAAGGGATCGCCGCTTACTACGCCGCGCTTCGCGGCACTGAAGAAGATTTACAGCGCATTCGCGACTGCCATCTGGCTATTCAGCACGCTCAGCAGAGCGGCGATCTTGATGCCGAAGCGGATGCGGTAATGCAGTATCAAATCGCCGTCACGGAAGCGGCCCACAATGTCGTGCTGCTGCATCTGCTGCGCTCGATGGGCCCGATGCTGGAAAAGAACGTACGACAGAATTTTGAATTGCTTTACTCACGCCGGGAAATGCTGGCACAGGTGAGCAACCATCGCGCCAGTATTTTTGAGGCGATTGTGGCCCGCGAGCCGGAAAAGGCGCGCGAAGCCTCACACCGTCATCTGGCGTTTATCGAGGAGATATTGCTGGACAGAAGTCGGGAGCAGACGCGTCGTGAACGCTCCCTGCGTCGTTTACAGCAACGTAAGGAATAA
- the aceE gene encoding pyruvate dehydrogenase (acetyl-transferring), homodimeric type, whose amino-acid sequence MSERLHNDVDPIETRDWLQAIESVIREEGVERAQFLIDQVLNEARKGGVKVAAGTAVSNYINSIAVEDEPDYPGNTSLERRIRSAIRWNAMMAVLRASKKDLELGGHLSSFQSSATIYEVCFNHFFRARNDKDGGDLVYFQGHISPGVYSRAFLEGRLTEEQMNNFRQEVHGNGLSSYPHPKLMPDFWQFPTVSMGLGPLSAIYQAKFLKYLEHRGLKDTSAQTVYAFLGDGEMDEPESKGAITIATREKLDNLVFVINCNLQRLDGPVTGNGKIINELEGIFGGAGWEVIKVIWGSRWDELLRKDTSGKLIQLMNETVDGDYQTFKSRNGAYVREHFFGKYPETAELVKDMSDDEIFALNRGGHDPKKIYAALKKAQETKGKPVVILAHTIKGYGMGDTAEGKNIAHQVKKMNMDGVRYVRDRFNVPVADEALEKLPYVTFEKDSEEYNYLHGQRQKLGGYLPSRQPNFSEKLELPTLEDFAPLLEEQNKEISTTIAFVRALNVMLKNKSIKDRLVPIIADEARTFGMEGLFRQIGIYSPNGQQYTPQDREQVAYYKEDEKGQILQEGINELGAGASWLAAATSYSTNNLPMIPFYIYYSMFGFQRIGDLCWAAGDQQARGFLVGGTSGRTTLNGEGLQHEDGHSHIQSLTIPNCISYDPAFAYEVAVIMQDGLTRMYGEAQENIYYYITTLNENYHMPAMPQGAEEGIRKGIYKLETVEGSKGKVQLLGSGSILRHVRDAAQILAKDYGIGSDVYSVTSFTELARDGQDCERWNMLHPTEEARIPYIAQVMNDAPAVASTDYMKLFAEQVRSYIPASDYRVLGTDGFGRSDSRENLRHHFEVDASYVVVAALGELAKRGEIDKKVVADAIAKFDIDADKVNPRLA is encoded by the coding sequence ATGTCAGAACGTTTACATAATGACGTGGATCCGATCGAAACCCGCGACTGGCTACAGGCGATCGAATCGGTCATCCGTGAAGAAGGTGTTGAGCGTGCGCAGTTCCTGATTGACCAGGTGCTGAATGAAGCGCGTAAAGGCGGCGTAAAGGTCGCTGCAGGTACTGCTGTCAGCAACTATATCAACTCTATCGCCGTTGAAGATGAACCGGACTATCCGGGCAACACCTCTCTGGAGCGTCGTATCCGTTCCGCAATTCGCTGGAACGCCATGATGGCGGTACTGCGTGCGTCGAAAAAAGATCTGGAGCTGGGCGGTCACCTCTCATCCTTCCAGTCTTCCGCGACTATCTATGAAGTCTGCTTCAACCATTTCTTCCGCGCGCGCAACGATAAAGATGGCGGCGATCTGGTGTATTTCCAGGGGCATATCTCTCCGGGCGTCTACTCCCGTGCGTTCCTTGAAGGCCGCCTGACCGAAGAGCAGATGAATAACTTCCGTCAGGAAGTGCATGGCAACGGCCTCTCTTCTTATCCGCACCCGAAACTGATGCCAGATTTCTGGCAGTTCCCGACCGTATCCATGGGTCTGGGCCCGCTTTCCGCTATCTATCAGGCGAAGTTCCTGAAATATCTGGAACACCGCGGCCTGAAAGACACCTCCGCGCAGACCGTTTACGCGTTCCTGGGCGATGGCGAGATGGATGAGCCGGAATCTAAAGGTGCCATCACCATCGCGACCCGCGAGAAGCTGGACAACCTGGTGTTCGTCATCAACTGTAACCTGCAGCGTCTGGATGGCCCGGTCACCGGCAACGGTAAGATCATTAACGAACTGGAAGGCATCTTTGGTGGCGCCGGCTGGGAAGTGATCAAGGTTATCTGGGGCAGCCGTTGGGACGAACTGCTGCGCAAAGATACCAGCGGCAAGCTGATTCAGCTGATGAACGAAACCGTCGACGGCGACTATCAGACCTTTAAATCACGCAACGGCGCCTACGTGCGCGAGCATTTCTTCGGTAAATATCCGGAAACCGCCGAGCTGGTGAAAGATATGTCCGACGACGAGATCTTCGCCTTGAACCGCGGCGGTCACGATCCGAAGAAAATCTACGCGGCGCTGAAAAAAGCGCAGGAAACCAAAGGCAAACCGGTAGTGATCCTGGCGCATACCATTAAAGGTTATGGTATGGGCGACACCGCGGAAGGCAAGAACATCGCGCACCAGGTGAAGAAGATGAACATGGACGGCGTCCGCTACGTCCGCGATCGCTTCAACGTGCCGGTGGCTGATGAAGCGCTGGAAAAACTGCCGTACGTCACCTTCGAAAAAGATTCCGAAGAGTACAACTACCTGCACGGCCAGCGTCAGAAGCTGGGCGGCTATCTGCCGAGCCGTCAGCCGAACTTCTCTGAGAAGCTTGAGCTGCCGACGCTGGAAGATTTCGCGCCGCTGCTGGAAGAGCAGAACAAAGAGATCTCCACCACTATCGCCTTCGTTCGCGCCCTGAACGTGATGCTGAAGAACAAGTCGATCAAAGATCGTCTGGTGCCGATCATCGCCGATGAAGCGCGTACCTTCGGTATGGAAGGCCTGTTCCGTCAGATCGGTATTTACAGCCCGAACGGCCAGCAGTACACGCCGCAGGACCGTGAGCAGGTTGCCTACTACAAAGAAGACGAAAAAGGTCAGATCCTGCAGGAAGGGATCAACGAACTGGGTGCCGGCGCGTCCTGGCTGGCTGCTGCGACCTCCTACAGCACCAACAACCTGCCGATGATCCCGTTCTACATCTACTATTCCATGTTCGGCTTCCAGCGTATCGGCGATCTCTGCTGGGCGGCGGGCGACCAACAGGCGCGCGGCTTCCTGGTCGGCGGCACCTCCGGTCGTACCACGCTGAACGGCGAAGGTCTGCAGCACGAAGATGGCCACAGCCATATCCAGTCGCTGACTATCCCGAACTGTATCTCTTACGATCCGGCGTTCGCCTATGAAGTGGCGGTGATCATGCAGGATGGCCTGACGCGCATGTATGGCGAAGCGCAGGAAAACATCTACTACTACATCACCACGCTGAACGAAAACTACCACATGCCGGCGATGCCGCAGGGTGCGGAAGAGGGTATCCGTAAAGGTATCTACAAGCTGGAAACCGTAGAAGGCAGCAAAGGCAAAGTGCAGCTGCTGGGCTCCGGCTCCATCCTGCGTCACGTACGCGATGCGGCGCAGATCCTGGCAAAAGATTACGGCATCGGCTCCGACGTCTACAGCGTAACCTCGTTCACCGAGCTGGCGCGCGACGGTCAGGACTGTGAGCGCTGGAACATGCTGCACCCGACGGAAGAAGCGCGTATTCCTTATATCGCTCAGGTGATGAACGATGCGCCTGCCGTGGCCTCAACCGACTACATGAAACTGTTCGCTGAACAGGTTCGCAGCTACATTCCGGCCAGCGACTATCGCGTACTGGGCACCGACGGCTTCGGCCGCTCTGACAGCCGTGAGAACCTGCGTCACCACTTCGAAGTAGATGCTTCCTACGTGGTGGTAGCAGCGCTGGGCGAACTGGCCAAACGCGGCGAAATCGATAAGAAAGTGGTGGCGGACGCCATTGCCAAATTCGATATCGATGCAGATAAAGTCAACCCGCGTCTGGCATAA
- the lpdA gene encoding dihydrolipoyl dehydrogenase, with protein sequence MSTEIKTQVVVLGAGPAGYSAAFRCADLGLETVIVERYSTLGGVCLNVGCIPSKALLHVAKVIEEAKALAEHGIVFGEPKTDIDKIRTWKEKVINQLTGGLSGMAKGRKVKVVNGLGKFTGANTLVVEGENGTTTINFDNAIIAAGSRPIQLPFIPHEDPRVWDSTAALELKEVPKRMLVMGGGIIGLEMGTVYHALGSEIDVVEMFDQVIPAADKDVVKVFTKRISKKFNLMLETKVTAVEAKEDGIYVSMEGKKAPAEAQRYDAVLVAIGRVPNGKNLDAGKAGVEVDERGFIRVDKQMRTNVPHIYAIGDIVGQPMLAHKGVHEGHVAAEVIAGKKHYFDPKVIPSIAYTEPEVAWVGLTEKEAKEKGISYETATFPWAASGRAIASDCADGMTKLIFDKETHRVIGGAIVGTNGGELLGEIGLAIEMGCDAEDIALTIHAHPTLHESVGLAAEIFEGSITDLPNPKAKKK encoded by the coding sequence ATGAGTACAGAGATTAAAACCCAGGTCGTCGTACTTGGCGCAGGTCCTGCAGGCTACTCTGCAGCCTTTCGTTGCGCTGATTTAGGTCTGGAGACCGTAATAGTAGAGCGTTACAGCACCCTCGGCGGTGTTTGCCTGAACGTCGGCTGTATCCCTTCTAAAGCGTTGCTGCACGTCGCGAAAGTCATTGAAGAAGCCAAAGCGCTGGCGGAACACGGCATCGTATTTGGCGAGCCGAAGACCGACATTGACAAAATCCGCACCTGGAAAGAGAAAGTCATCAACCAGCTGACCGGCGGTCTGTCTGGCATGGCCAAAGGGCGTAAAGTTAAAGTTGTTAACGGCCTGGGTAAATTCACCGGCGCGAATACGCTGGTTGTCGAAGGCGAAAACGGCACGACCACCATCAATTTCGATAATGCGATTATCGCGGCGGGTTCACGTCCCATTCAGCTGCCTTTCATTCCGCACGAAGATCCGCGCGTATGGGACTCTACCGCTGCGCTGGAGCTGAAAGAAGTGCCGAAACGCATGCTGGTGATGGGCGGCGGTATCATCGGTCTGGAGATGGGCACCGTTTACCATGCGCTGGGTTCAGAGATTGACGTGGTTGAGATGTTCGACCAGGTTATCCCGGCAGCGGATAAAGATGTGGTGAAAGTCTTCACCAAGCGCATCAGCAAAAAATTCAACCTGATGCTGGAAACCAAAGTCACTGCGGTTGAAGCGAAGGAAGACGGCATCTACGTTTCCATGGAAGGCAAAAAAGCCCCGGCGGAAGCGCAGCGTTACGACGCGGTGCTGGTGGCTATCGGCCGCGTACCGAACGGCAAGAACCTCGATGCCGGCAAAGCGGGCGTGGAAGTGGATGAGCGCGGCTTTATCCGCGTTGATAAGCAGATGCGCACCAACGTGCCGCACATCTACGCTATCGGCGACATCGTCGGTCAGCCGATGCTGGCGCACAAAGGCGTGCATGAAGGCCACGTCGCGGCGGAAGTGATCGCCGGTAAGAAACACTACTTCGATCCGAAAGTGATCCCGTCCATCGCTTATACCGAACCGGAAGTGGCATGGGTCGGCCTGACCGAGAAAGAAGCGAAAGAGAAAGGCATCAGCTATGAAACCGCCACCTTCCCGTGGGCGGCATCTGGCCGTGCTATCGCTTCCGACTGCGCTGACGGCATGACCAAGCTGATTTTCGACAAAGAGACCCATCGCGTAATCGGCGGGGCGATTGTCGGCACCAACGGCGGCGAGCTGCTGGGCGAAATCGGCCTGGCGATCGAAATGGGCTGCGACGCGGAAGATATCGCGCTGACTATCCACGCTCACCCGACGCTGCACGAGTCGGTTGGCCTGGCGGCGGAAATCTTCGAAGGCAGCATCACCGATCTGCCTAACCCGAAAGCGAAGAAGAAGTAA
- a CDS encoding phenolic acid decarboxylase, producing the protein MSFDKHDMSGLVGKHLVYTYDNGWNYEIYVKNNETIDYRIHSGLVGNRWVKDQHVYLARLASDVYKISWTEPTGTDVSLSVNLADKVFHGTIFFPRWVMNNPEKTVCFQNEHLDEMASYREAGPAYPTEVIDEYATLTFIRDVGENDDSVINCPASELPANFPENLK; encoded by the coding sequence ATGAGCTTCGATAAACATGATATGAGCGGTTTAGTAGGTAAACATCTGGTCTATACCTATGATAATGGCTGGAACTATGAAATTTACGTCAAAAACAATGAAACTATCGATTACCGTATTCACAGCGGCCTGGTCGGCAACCGTTGGGTGAAAGATCAGCATGTGTACCTGGCGCGTCTTGCCAGCGATGTTTACAAAATTTCCTGGACGGAGCCTACCGGCACCGATGTCAGCCTGAGCGTGAACCTCGCCGACAAGGTGTTTCATGGCACCATCTTCTTCCCGCGCTGGGTAATGAACAACCCCGAAAAAACCGTCTGCTTCCAGAACGAACATCTCGATGAGATGGCCAGCTATCGCGAAGCAGGTCCGGCCTATCCGACAGAAGTGATTGATGAGTACGCCACACTGACCTTTATCCGCGACGTGGGTGAAAATGACGACAGCGTCATTAACTGCCCGGCCAGCGAGCTGCCTGCCAACTTCCCTGAAAACCTGAAATAA
- the aceF gene encoding pyruvate dehydrogenase complex dihydrolipoyllysine-residue acetyltransferase, protein MAIEIKVPDIGADEVEVTEILVKVGDKVEAEQSLIVVEGDKASMEVPSPQAGVVKEIKVSTGDKVETGKLIMIFDAEGAAEAAPAPAAEKKADAQPAPAAAASKEVNVPDIGSDEVEVTEILVKVGDSVEAEQSLIVVEGDKASMEVPAPFAGTVKEIKINTGDKVSTGSLIMIFETADAGDAAAAKPQVKEEAASAPAASGGSATKEVKVPDIGGDEVEVTEVLVKAGDKVTAEQSLIVVEGDKASMEVPAPFAGTVKEIKINTGDKVSTGSLIMLFEVEGAAPAAAPAAKQEASAPAPQAEKAAPAAAAKASGKDEFAENDAYVHATPVIRRLAREFGVNLAKVKGTGRKGRILKEDVQSYVKDAVKRAESAPAAASGGGLPGMLPWPKVDFSKFGEIEEVELGRIQKISGANLSRNWVMIPHVTHFDKTDITELEAFRKQQNAEAEKRKLDVKITPVVFIMKAVAAALEQMPRFNSSLSEDGQKLTLKKYINIGVAVDTPNGLVVPVFKDVNKKGIIELSRELMTISKKARDGKLTAGEMQGGCFTISSIGGLGTTHFAPIVNAPEVAILGVSKSAMEPVWNGKEFVPRLMLPISLSFDHRVIDGADGARFITIINNTLSDIRRLVM, encoded by the coding sequence ATGGCTATCGAAATCAAGGTACCGGATATCGGTGCAGATGAAGTTGAAGTGACCGAGATCCTGGTCAAGGTTGGCGACAAGGTGGAAGCCGAGCAGTCGCTGATCGTGGTAGAAGGCGACAAAGCGTCGATGGAAGTGCCTTCTCCGCAGGCGGGCGTGGTGAAAGAGATCAAAGTCAGCACCGGCGACAAAGTCGAAACCGGCAAACTGATTATGATTTTTGACGCAGAGGGCGCGGCGGAAGCTGCGCCAGCGCCGGCCGCTGAGAAGAAAGCTGACGCGCAGCCTGCGCCGGCCGCCGCCGCCAGCAAAGAGGTCAACGTGCCGGATATCGGCAGCGACGAAGTCGAAGTGACCGAAATCCTGGTGAAAGTGGGCGACAGCGTTGAAGCGGAACAGTCACTGATCGTGGTTGAGGGCGATAAAGCCTCAATGGAAGTGCCTGCGCCGTTCGCCGGCACGGTGAAAGAGATCAAAATCAACACCGGCGACAAAGTCAGCACCGGCTCGCTGATTATGATCTTCGAAACCGCGGACGCCGGCGACGCCGCTGCGGCTAAGCCGCAGGTGAAAGAGGAAGCGGCCAGCGCGCCGGCGGCCTCTGGCGGCTCAGCGACCAAAGAGGTTAAGGTGCCGGATATCGGCGGTGACGAAGTGGAAGTCACCGAAGTGCTGGTAAAAGCGGGTGATAAAGTCACCGCTGAGCAGTCGCTGATCGTGGTTGAGGGCGATAAAGCCTCAATGGAAGTCCCGGCGCCGTTCGCCGGCACGGTGAAAGAGATCAAAATCAACACCGGCGACAAAGTCAGCACCGGCTCGCTGATCATGCTGTTCGAAGTGGAAGGCGCTGCGCCAGCGGCCGCACCGGCGGCGAAGCAGGAAGCATCCGCGCCGGCGCCTCAGGCTGAAAAAGCGGCTCCGGCTGCTGCGGCAAAAGCCAGCGGTAAAGATGAGTTCGCCGAGAACGATGCCTACGTCCACGCGACGCCGGTTATTCGTCGCCTGGCGCGCGAGTTCGGCGTTAACCTGGCGAAGGTAAAAGGCACCGGCCGTAAAGGACGTATTCTGAAAGAAGACGTTCAGAGCTATGTGAAAGACGCGGTAAAACGCGCCGAGTCTGCGCCTGCTGCGGCAAGCGGCGGCGGTCTGCCGGGCATGCTGCCGTGGCCGAAAGTGGACTTCAGCAAGTTCGGTGAAATCGAAGAAGTCGAGCTGGGCCGTATCCAGAAAATCTCGGGTGCCAACCTGAGCCGTAACTGGGTGATGATCCCGCACGTTACGCACTTCGACAAAACCGACATCACCGAGCTGGAAGCGTTCCGTAAACAGCAGAACGCCGAAGCGGAGAAGCGCAAGCTGGATGTGAAGATCACCCCGGTCGTCTTCATCATGAAAGCGGTGGCTGCCGCGCTGGAGCAGATGCCGCGCTTCAACAGCTCGCTGTCCGAAGATGGCCAGAAGCTGACGCTGAAGAAATATATCAACATCGGCGTGGCGGTCGATACGCCGAACGGCCTGGTGGTTCCGGTGTTCAAAGATGTTAACAAAAAAGGCATCATTGAACTCTCGCGCGAACTGATGACCATCTCCAAAAAAGCGCGCGACGGCAAGCTGACCGCTGGCGAAATGCAGGGCGGTTGCTTCACCATCTCCAGCATCGGCGGCCTGGGCACCACCCACTTCGCGCCGATCGTCAACGCGCCGGAAGTGGCTATCCTTGGGGTATCTAAATCCGCGATGGAGCCGGTCTGGAACGGCAAAGAGTTCGTGCCGCGCCTGATGCTGCCGATCTCGCTCTCTTTCGACCACCGCGTGATCGATGGAGCCGATGGTGCGCGTTTCATCACCATCATCAACAACACCTTAAGCGATATTCGCCGTCTGGTGATGTAA